The DNA region TGAAATGAGGCCAGCAGTTTTTGTCATCTCATTTAGCAAAGCGACGCTCAAACTCACGCATGAGCTTGGGGGTGATCTCGTCGCTGCTCATTCCCGACACCTCCCACAGCACACCCTTGCGAGCGTAGTGTTCCAACAATGGCTCGCTCGTCTCCTCAAACTTCTTCCATCGTTGGCGGTAGACCTCCTCGCTGTCGTCTGCCCTGCGGACCAACGGCTCTCCAGTGACATCATCGACACCAGCAACCTTGGGTGGGTTGAAAGTAGTGTTGTAAACCCTGCCCGAAGCCTCATGCACCCATCTCCCAGAGATGCGCTCCATAATGACCGCCAGCGGCGTCTTCAGTGACACAACCATGTTAATGGGAATTGTCTCGTCGAGCCGTTCAGCCTGTGTCGCGGTACGAGGGAACCCATCGAGAAGAAACGAAGCCGAGGGATCTTCTGAAGGTGAGCCGTAACCACCACGAGCATGCGCTGGGTGCGAAATGAAGGCAGCCATGTCGGCATCATTGCTGAAGGACTGCGTCTCGGCGGCACAGGAAGCGAGCGTCATGACGTTGCCGGCGGGGTGGCTCGAGTACAACCACCCGCGCTGGTTGAGCTCGTTATTGATCAACCGAAGGATAAGATCATCGGGAACCAAAAGTCCGGCCTTCATCGTACTCTCGACCTTGATGCCTGGTTTTGGTTTAGTTGGTTGACATCCTGAGTATTGTGCTTAAGGAAGAGTCATACCCAGAGGTGTCCGCTGCTTGACATTGTGCCTGAGAAGATCCCcagaggagatggatgacAGCTGAGGAAACCGCTGCAACAGCCGCTCAGACTGCgtcccctttcccactcCCGGGGCGCCTACAAGGATAACTCGGGCAGCCTTTCGGAGGCGCATCATTCAAGGTTGACGGGAGTCGGGAACTGGGACAAGCGAGCGATCGAGCGCGCGCGTGTTCGGGTGTGCGCACCGGGTGGGAGACAGGACGGTGAGTTGAGCAGGAATAAAGAGATGGGCCGGGCGCGGAGGGCCAGAGGGGCAAGGCCGGCTTCAAGTACTAATGCGACTACCTTATGCAAGCAGGCGCGCTCCGGATTCTGGCGTTGTTGCGGTCGGTTTGTCACACAAAGATCCGGCTGGTTCGGGGTGCGGGGAACAAGTCGATCGGCACGTAATCGAGACGCAACCGAGGACCGATAATGGAGACAACTCGGGTACAAGTCACCGAAAGGGGCACACAAAACGCTGTGAAGCCTCGATATTAACCTTTCTTAGGCGACGGGGAAGACAAGCAGGAGGGGTGATGAACTATAGGGTTTTACCAAGGCAAAACCGCTAAATCGGTGAGAGGTCTGCCAACTATGTCTAGAGACCTCCTGTCCCACGCCGGTCCGGAGTGATAACGGAGCCTGGAAACCTAAACCGATTGAACAAAGTCACTGTGGCGGCCACTGTCACACCGGACATTCACCCTGCCCAAGTTTCCGAAGCCCTGAACAGATCGGAGTCTGGAAAGGATTGGCGGTGGATTCTCATCCCATCGCCTGTTGCTCATCACGAATGGCTCACCAAATGCCAGCAAGTTTTTTGTTGAGGATTCGGCTGTGCCCCGATATCGCAGTTATCGGGGTCCTTGCCAAGCAGGTCTTGCTTCTAGAACCAAAAGTTTCATCTGATAAGATCTGATAAAGCTATGAAGAGGAGAAAACTGGACAGTATGCAAGGAAAGG from Podospora pseudoanserina strain CBS 124.78 chromosome 1, whole genome shotgun sequence includes:
- the ADK2 gene encoding Adenylate kinase 2 (EggNog:ENOG503NVM0; COG:F), with protein sequence MMRLRKAARVILVGAPGVGKGTQSERLLQRFPQLSSISSGDLLRHNVKQRTPLGIKVESTMKAGLLVPDDLILRLINNELNQRGWLYSSHPAGNVMTLASCAAETQSFSNDADMAAFISHPAHARGGYGSPSEDPSASFLLDGFPRTATQAERLDETIPINMVVSLKTPLAVIMERISGRWVHEASGRVYNTTFNPPKVAGVDDVTGEPLVRRADDSEEVYRQRWKKFEETSEPLLEHYARKGVLWEVSGMSSDEITPKLMREFERRFAK